One window from the genome of Candidatus Kryptoniota bacterium encodes:
- a CDS encoding HNH endonuclease signature motif containing protein, with translation MSTTRKAIPLATRRLVLHESGYRCAVPVCRTILTLEIHHLEYVSERGSNDASNLLPLCPNCHALEQQGVISKDSLRSWKMLLLSLNEAFDKRSLDFLLALDKIEDGLFVSGEGVLTCSSLVASDMITVEQIVQEGIRELDVTYHISFTAKGRSFVKAWKAGDQNAAVSRTT, from the coding sequence ATGAGCACAACACGAAAAGCTATCCCCCTTGCAACGAGACGCCTTGTCCTTCATGAATCAGGCTATCGATGTGCCGTGCCAGTTTGCCGGACGATCCTCACACTCGAGATCCATCATCTCGAGTACGTCTCTGAACGGGGCTCTAATGACGCCTCAAACTTGTTGCCCCTTTGTCCGAATTGTCATGCGCTCGAGCAGCAAGGTGTCATTTCCAAGGACTCTCTCCGATCTTGGAAGATGCTCCTTCTTAGTTTGAATGAAGCGTTCGATAAGCGTTCACTCGATTTTCTTCTTGCTCTTGACAAAATCGAAGATGGGTTGTTTGTTTCCGGTGAAGGCGTCCTGACGTGCTCATCACTAGTCGCTTCAGATATGATAACCGTGGAGCAAATCGTTCAGGAGGGTATTCGCGAACTCGACGTGACCTATCATATCTCATTTACAGCGAAGGGACGCTCTTTCGTCAAGGCTTGGAAAGCAGGCGACCAGAATGCAGCTGTATCGAGGACAACTTGA
- a CDS encoding family 16 glycoside hydrolase: MKKLQRFINSEAVNRLASIATLLAFLLSILSYLIAKLPVPSYLHQLSIFLQQYINTIYSLFILFALLYLYLVYRRLKRRLTIGFRDNFKGNPHRNWEYKGEWTVQDEDTLCVRASDEGGITKVGALWENYDFSFQAKIVNKCSGWIVRAQDLNSYVMIQCQRDILVPHQKLVQPLFQQAPNPQPQGSPAFVITSYQVGWRVLPTVTHNLHLDDWFNVKVRVRGSSIEVYINGSLVFHEDNFTTNPMGRVGFRCFGDEESHFKNVRVELID; this comes from the coding sequence ATGAAGAAACTGCAACGATTCATCAATTCTGAGGCAGTGAACCGCCTCGCTAGCATTGCAACGTTACTGGCGTTTCTGCTAAGTATTCTCAGTTACCTGATCGCAAAATTACCAGTTCCCTCATATCTTCATCAGCTAAGTATTTTCCTTCAACAGTATATAAACACGATATACTCGTTGTTTATTCTCTTTGCATTGCTTTACCTGTACTTAGTTTATCGCAGACTGAAGCGGCGCCTTACCATTGGCTTTCGGGATAATTTCAAAGGGAACCCTCATCGCAACTGGGAATACAAGGGTGAATGGACGGTTCAAGACGAGGACACACTCTGTGTTCGTGCATCCGACGAAGGTGGAATTACGAAAGTTGGGGCGCTTTGGGAAAACTATGATTTTTCTTTCCAAGCTAAGATTGTAAATAAATGTTCGGGATGGATTGTGCGGGCTCAAGATCTTAACAGTTATGTAATGATACAGTGTCAAAGAGATATACTCGTCCCACATCAAAAGCTGGTACAGCCTCTTTTTCAGCAGGCTCCGAATCCGCAACCTCAAGGAAGTCCTGCTTTCGTAATCACTAGTTACCAGGTTGGCTGGAGGGTCCTTCCAACCGTAACTCACAATCTTCATCTTGATGACTGGTTCAATGTAAAGGTGAGGGTACGTGGATCATCCATTGAGGTTTACATCAATGGCTCGCTGGTCTTCCATGAGGACAACTTCACAACAAACCCAATGGGTAGAGTCGGCTTTCGATGCTTTGGTGATGAAGAATCACACTTCAAAAATGTTAGAGTGGAGCTTATCGATTGA